A window of the Streptomyces sp. Ag109_O5-10 genome harbors these coding sequences:
- a CDS encoding PDR/VanB family oxidoreductase, whose protein sequence is MSLYEAELVVSERQTVADGVVALSLRHPLGEQLPGWEPGAHVDVLLGPGFERQFSLCGDPGDRSGWRVAVLREPAGRGGSAYVHEQVGVGDTVRVRGPRNHFRLEPASRYRFVAGGIGITPILPMLAAAEAAGAEWTLLYGGRTRRSMAFTGELARYGGERVTVVPQDEAGLLDLAAVLDDVPDGTLVYCCGPGPLLDAVEERCPAGVLRVERFQPKAREADGEREFEVVLAQSGRTLTVAPGVSVLDTVRAAGVEVLYSCTEGTCGTCETDVLEGDPDHRDSVLTEEERAAGETMLICVSRCRGARLVLDL, encoded by the coding sequence ACTCCCCGGCTGGGAGCCAGGGGCGCACGTCGATGTCCTGCTCGGACCCGGGTTTGAGCGGCAGTTCTCGCTCTGCGGGGATCCCGGCGACCGGTCCGGCTGGCGGGTCGCGGTGCTGAGGGAGCCGGCCGGGCGGGGCGGATCCGCGTACGTCCACGAGCAGGTGGGCGTCGGCGACACGGTTCGGGTGCGCGGGCCGCGGAACCACTTCCGGCTCGAACCCGCGTCCCGCTACCGGTTCGTCGCGGGCGGCATCGGCATCACCCCGATCCTGCCCATGCTCGCCGCCGCCGAGGCCGCGGGCGCCGAGTGGACGCTGCTGTACGGCGGCCGGACCCGGCGGTCCATGGCGTTCACGGGTGAGTTGGCGCGGTACGGGGGCGAGCGCGTCACCGTCGTCCCGCAGGACGAGGCCGGGCTGCTGGACCTGGCCGCGGTACTCGACGACGTCCCGGACGGCACCCTCGTGTACTGCTGCGGTCCGGGGCCCCTGCTGGACGCGGTGGAGGAGCGCTGTCCGGCCGGCGTGCTGCGGGTCGAACGGTTCCAGCCGAAGGCCCGGGAGGCGGACGGGGAGCGGGAGTTCGAAGTCGTCCTCGCGCAGAGCGGACGTACCCTCACCGTCGCGCCCGGTGTCTCCGTGCTCGACACGGTCCGCGCGGCCGGGGTCGAGGTGCTCTACTCGTGCACCGAGGGCACCTGCGGGACGTGTGAGACGGATGTCCTCGAAGGCGACCCGGACCACCGGGACTCGGTGCTCACCGAGGAGGAACGGGCGGCCGGGGAGACCATGCTCATCTGCGTGTCGCGGTGCCGGGGGGCGCGCCTGGTGCTGGATCTGTGA
- a CDS encoding glycoside hydrolase family 13 protein: MGQPSHAPKDQDWWRSAVIYQVYVRSFADSDGDGTGDLAGVRAKLPYLAALGVDALWFSPWYPSPMKDGGYDVADYRAIDPAFGTLAEAEKLISEARELGIRTIVDIVPNHVSDRHPWFQAALAAGPGSPERELFHFRPGRGPNGDLPPNDWPSQFVGSTEPVWTRLPDGEWYLHLFTPEQPDLNWAHPAVHQEHEDILRFWFERGVAGVRIDSAALLAKDPDLPDLASQPHPHPFVDRDELHDIYRAWRAVADVYDGVFVGEVWLPDAERFARYLRPDELHTAFNFSFLSCPWDAGRLRTSIDTTLAEHAPVGAPATWVLCNHDVTRTATRYGREDTAFDFAAKAFGVPTDLELGTRRARAAALLSLALPGAVYIYQGEELGLPEADIPVDRIQDPMYFRSGGTDPGRDGCRVPLPWAAGAPHAGFGSGEEPWLPQPAGWASYAVDLQQDDPGSMLALYRRAVALRPRFGAGPLTWLPAPEGVLAFSRADDVTCVVNLGATPAELPAHSELLLSSGPLDDAGRLPQDTAAWLTN; this comes from the coding sequence GTGGGACAGCCCAGCCATGCCCCGAAGGACCAGGACTGGTGGCGTTCGGCCGTCATCTACCAGGTGTACGTCCGCAGCTTCGCCGACAGCGACGGAGACGGCACCGGCGACCTCGCGGGCGTCCGCGCGAAGCTGCCGTACCTCGCCGCACTCGGCGTGGACGCGCTGTGGTTCAGCCCCTGGTACCCGTCGCCCATGAAGGACGGCGGCTACGACGTCGCCGACTACCGGGCCATCGACCCGGCGTTCGGCACCCTCGCCGAGGCCGAGAAGCTCATTTCCGAGGCGCGGGAGCTGGGCATCCGGACGATCGTCGACATCGTCCCGAACCACGTCTCCGACCGGCACCCGTGGTTCCAGGCGGCGCTGGCCGCCGGGCCGGGCAGCCCGGAGCGCGAGCTGTTCCACTTCCGCCCCGGCCGCGGCCCGAACGGCGACCTGCCGCCCAACGACTGGCCGTCGCAGTTCGTCGGCTCCACCGAACCGGTCTGGACGCGGCTGCCCGACGGCGAGTGGTACCTCCACCTCTTCACCCCGGAACAGCCCGACCTCAACTGGGCCCACCCGGCGGTCCACCAGGAGCACGAGGACATCCTGCGCTTCTGGTTCGAGCGGGGCGTCGCGGGCGTCCGCATCGACTCGGCCGCGCTGCTCGCCAAGGACCCGGACCTGCCCGACCTGGCCTCGCAGCCGCACCCGCACCCCTTCGTCGACCGAGACGAGCTCCACGACATCTACCGTGCCTGGCGCGCGGTCGCCGACGTCTACGACGGGGTCTTCGTCGGCGAGGTCTGGCTCCCGGACGCCGAACGCTTCGCCCGCTACCTGCGCCCCGACGAACTCCACACCGCCTTCAACTTCTCCTTCCTGTCCTGCCCCTGGGACGCGGGCCGGCTGCGGACCTCGATCGACACCACCCTCGCCGAGCACGCACCGGTCGGCGCCCCCGCCACCTGGGTGCTGTGCAACCACGACGTGACCCGTACGGCCACCCGGTACGGCCGCGAGGACACCGCCTTCGACTTCGCGGCCAAGGCCTTCGGTGTCCCGACCGACCTGGAGCTGGGGACGCGCAGGGCCCGTGCGGCGGCGCTGCTCTCCCTGGCCCTGCCCGGCGCGGTCTACATCTACCAGGGCGAGGAGCTGGGGCTGCCCGAGGCCGACATCCCGGTCGACCGCATCCAGGACCCGATGTACTTCAGGTCCGGCGGCACCGACCCCGGCCGGGACGGCTGCCGGGTGCCGCTGCCCTGGGCGGCCGGGGCGCCGCACGCGGGCTTCGGCTCGGGGGAGGAGCCGTGGCTGCCGCAGCCGGCCGGCTGGGCGTCGTACGCGGTCGACCTGCAGCAGGACGACCCCGGCTCCATGCTGGCGCTGTACCGGCGCGCCGTCGCCCTGCGCCCGCGCTTCGGTGCGGGCCCGCTGACCTGGCTGCCCGCCCCCGAGGGCGTCCTCGCCTTCAGCCGCGCCGACGATGTGACCTGCGTGGTCAACCTGGGCGCGACCCCCGCCGAACTCCCGGCCCACTCCGAACTCCTGCTCAGCAGCGGCCCGCTGGACGACGCGGGCCGGCTGCCGCAGGACACGGCGGCCTGGCTGACGAACTGA
- a CDS encoding carbohydrate ABC transporter permease codes for MSSATRTLISPATLARPRGKAAYWTVFTGVVLLFALAFLFPVYWMVTGAMKSPDEIAQTPPTVIPKHWHLSGYTDAWDLMQLPEHLWNTVVQAAGAWAFQLVFCTAAAYALSKLKPAFGKVILGGILATLMVPAQALVVPKYLTVADLPFIHTSLLNDPLGIWLPAVANAFNLYLLKRFFDQLPRDVLEAAEIDGAGKLRILWSVVLPMSRPVLGVVSIFALVAVWQDFLWPLMVFSDTDKQPISVALVQLSQNIQLTVLIAAMVIASIPMVALFLVFQRHIIAGISAGSTKG; via the coding sequence TCACCGGTGTCGTCCTCCTCTTCGCGCTCGCCTTCCTGTTCCCCGTGTACTGGATGGTCACCGGCGCGATGAAGTCGCCGGACGAGATCGCCCAGACCCCGCCCACCGTCATCCCCAAGCACTGGCACCTGTCCGGCTACACCGACGCCTGGGACCTGATGCAGCTCCCGGAGCACCTGTGGAACACGGTGGTGCAGGCCGCCGGTGCCTGGGCCTTCCAGCTGGTGTTCTGCACGGCCGCCGCCTACGCCCTGTCGAAGCTGAAGCCGGCCTTCGGCAAGGTGATCCTCGGCGGCATCCTGGCCACCCTGATGGTGCCGGCCCAGGCCCTGGTCGTGCCCAAGTACCTGACCGTCGCCGACCTGCCGTTCATCCACACCAGCCTGCTGAACGACCCGCTCGGCATCTGGCTGCCGGCCGTCGCCAACGCCTTCAACCTCTATCTCCTCAAGCGGTTCTTCGACCAGCTGCCGCGCGACGTGCTGGAGGCCGCCGAGATCGACGGCGCCGGGAAGCTGCGCATCCTCTGGTCCGTGGTCCTGCCCATGTCCCGTCCGGTCCTCGGGGTCGTCTCGATCTTCGCCCTGGTGGCGGTCTGGCAGGACTTCCTGTGGCCGCTGATGGTCTTCTCCGACACGGACAAGCAGCCCATCAGCGTGGCCCTGGTCCAGCTGTCGCAGAACATCCAGCTCACCGTGCTCATCGCCGCGATGGTGATCGCCAGCATCCCGATGGTCGCGCTGTTCCTCGTCTTCCAGCGGCACATCATCGCCGGGATCAGCGCGGGCAGCACCAAGGGCTGA